A region from the Lolium perenne isolate Kyuss_39 chromosome 4, Kyuss_2.0, whole genome shotgun sequence genome encodes:
- the LOC127347476 gene encoding cysteine-rich repeat secretory protein 8-like, with product MTVRRDYSSSFLFLCFHLLVASNAAMSSYILQAINCSTSGNYTDTGAYAANVNQFLGELPENTGSKNGGFFNGTVSLGSDTLYGLAMCPADYSRADCSDCLTAAAASNADGLRNSCPGSRTVLAMFDRCLVRYSDVNFFGTPEIGERFPVTQ from the coding sequence ATGACAGTCCGACGAGATTACTCGTCTTCGTTCCTCTTCCTCTGTTTCCACCTGCTGGTGGCATCCAATGCAGCTATGAGCTCATACATTCTTCAAGCCATCAACTGCTCAACATCAGGCAACTACACTGACACCGGCGCCTACGCCGCCAACGTGAACCAATTCCTCGGTGAGCTCCCCGAGAACACCGGATCCAAGAATGGAGGCTTCTTCAATGGCACGGTTAGCCTGGGATCAGACACTTTATATGGCCTCGCCATGTGTCCCGCCGACTACTCGCGCGCTGATTGCAGCGACTGCCTCACGGCCGCTGCTGCCAGCAATGCCGATGGCCTGCGGAATAGCTGCCCTGGGAGCAGAACCGTGCTCGCCATGTTCGATCGATGCCTAGTCCGCTATTCAGACGTCAACTTCTTTGGTACACCTGAAATAGGTGAGCGTTTTCCTGTAACCCAATAA